The following proteins are encoded in a genomic region of Nocardioides sp. cx-173:
- a CDS encoding putative baseplate assembly protein codes for MSEPGTCADGCGCGCDPVVPQTPEPVDNAPGQSSIGYRVARHSSVKGAILRGLSEHDLPALGGLGARDDVDPTIALADGFAAMADVLTFYTERLAHESFLRTATERFSVVELSRLIGYRPDPGVAADAWLAFTVEEARTLPRRPAEPVAVHVGTQVQSVPGQDEAPVTFETVAPIVARAEWNAVPPARDAWPTTLQGRTSLTLAGTGHRLARGDRMLLLGATRAVQPSGTDWAVRVLVDVAEDARRDTTVVTWQGAIGPAITVAGATVHVFRLRAPMFGHNAPDPRLMSTSGTSLAELADVGAGTWNDFDLPTDEVDLDQAYSEVVTGGWLYVQQAGASAHLAKATAVSHPSRSDFGLAAKVTRVSLDLAFADPPAFARRECTVRAASEELSLAPDELTGAVEGREVVLDAEVSLAAGQPLAVHGPPYGSGAGAPVVSEVVLVAEGADAVTVADGRTTVRLATPLSRSYDRATSSFNANVASATEGVSVGEILGSGDATAAGQAFVLKQRPLTWTADATGRASALDIRVDGVLWRRRPTLFEAGPDERVYVLETRDDSTTLVRFGDGVEGARLPTGQANVRADYRTGLGEDGNVRAGQVTTLLSRPLGVTGVTNPAAATGGEDPEPLDLARRNAPVTVRTLDRVVSLLDVEDFARAHPGITKAGAVWVPTGPARGVVATVTGPGGAVVEASAPTLLRLRSALRDAGDPRLPLALMRHRPVPLTLALRVLPDPDHVAETVVAGVRAGLLAAYGWESRDLGQRTSIDEVVTIAHGAPGVVAVDVDRLRRPDAPAGVEVQERVPVHPGGLDAATGEPVGAELLELREENLSVEVMT; via the coding sequence ATGAGCGAGCCCGGGACCTGCGCCGACGGCTGCGGCTGCGGCTGCGACCCGGTCGTCCCGCAGACCCCGGAGCCGGTCGACAACGCCCCGGGGCAGTCCTCGATCGGCTACCGGGTCGCGCGGCACAGCTCGGTGAAGGGCGCGATCCTGCGCGGGCTCTCCGAGCACGACCTGCCCGCCCTCGGCGGGCTCGGCGCCCGCGACGACGTGGACCCGACCATCGCGCTCGCCGACGGGTTCGCCGCGATGGCCGACGTGCTGACCTTCTACACCGAGCGCCTCGCGCACGAGTCGTTCCTGCGCACCGCCACCGAGCGCTTCTCGGTCGTCGAGCTGTCCCGGCTGATCGGCTACCGCCCCGACCCCGGCGTGGCGGCGGACGCCTGGCTGGCCTTCACCGTCGAGGAGGCGCGCACCCTCCCGCGCCGGCCGGCCGAGCCGGTCGCGGTGCACGTCGGCACCCAGGTCCAGAGCGTTCCTGGCCAGGACGAGGCCCCGGTGACCTTCGAGACTGTCGCCCCGATCGTGGCTCGGGCCGAGTGGAACGCCGTGCCGCCCGCCCGCGATGCGTGGCCGACCACGCTCCAGGGCCGCACCTCCCTCACCCTGGCCGGCACCGGGCACCGGCTGGCCCGCGGCGACCGGATGCTCCTGCTCGGCGCGACCCGCGCGGTCCAGCCCAGCGGCACCGACTGGGCGGTGCGGGTCCTGGTCGACGTCGCAGAGGACGCCAGGCGCGACACCACGGTGGTGACCTGGCAGGGCGCGATCGGTCCGGCGATCACCGTCGCGGGGGCGACGGTGCACGTCTTCCGGCTGCGGGCGCCGATGTTCGGCCACAACGCCCCCGACCCCCGCCTGATGTCGACCTCCGGCACCTCGCTGGCCGAGCTGGCCGATGTGGGCGCGGGGACCTGGAACGACTTCGACCTGCCCACCGACGAGGTCGACCTCGACCAGGCCTACTCCGAGGTGGTGACCGGCGGCTGGCTCTACGTGCAGCAGGCGGGCGCGAGCGCCCACCTGGCGAAGGCGACGGCGGTCTCCCACCCCTCACGCAGCGACTTCGGGCTGGCCGCCAAGGTCACCCGGGTCAGCCTCGATCTGGCCTTCGCGGACCCTCCCGCCTTCGCCCGGCGCGAGTGCACCGTCCGTGCGGCCAGCGAGGAGCTCTCGCTCGCTCCCGACGAGCTCACCGGCGCCGTCGAGGGGCGGGAGGTGGTGCTCGACGCCGAGGTGTCCCTCGCCGCCGGGCAGCCGCTCGCCGTCCACGGGCCTCCGTACGGCTCCGGAGCCGGGGCCCCGGTCGTCTCGGAGGTCGTCCTCGTCGCCGAGGGGGCCGACGCGGTCACGGTCGCCGACGGCCGTACGACGGTGCGGCTCGCGACCCCGCTCTCGCGGTCCTACGACCGGGCCACCTCGAGCTTCAACGCCAACGTCGCGTCGGCCACCGAGGGCGTGAGCGTCGGGGAGATCCTGGGCAGCGGCGACGCCACCGCGGCCGGCCAGGCCTTCGTCCTCAAGCAGCGGCCGCTCACCTGGACCGCGGACGCCACCGGCCGCGCGTCCGCACTCGACATCCGCGTCGACGGCGTCCTCTGGAGGCGGCGCCCGACCCTGTTCGAGGCCGGGCCGGACGAGCGCGTGTACGTCCTGGAGACCCGCGACGACAGCACCACGCTGGTCCGCTTCGGCGACGGCGTCGAGGGCGCCCGGCTGCCCACCGGCCAGGCGAACGTGCGCGCCGACTACCGCACCGGGCTCGGGGAGGACGGCAACGTGCGCGCCGGCCAGGTCACCACGCTGCTGTCGCGGCCGCTGGGGGTGACCGGCGTGACCAACCCGGCTGCGGCGACCGGCGGCGAGGACCCCGAGCCCCTCGACCTGGCGCGGCGCAACGCCCCGGTCACCGTCCGCACGCTGGACCGGGTGGTGTCGCTGCTCGACGTCGAGGACTTCGCCCGCGCCCACCCCGGCATCACCAAGGCCGGCGCCGTCTGGGTCCCGACCGGGCCCGCGCGCGGGGTCGTCGCCACGGTGACCGGACCCGGCGGCGCGGTGGTCGAGGCCTCGGCGCCCACCCTGCTGCGGCTGCGCTCCGCGCTGCGCGACGCGGGTGACCCCAGGCTCCCGTTGGCGCTGATGCGCCACCGTCCGGTGCCGCTCACCCTCGCGCTGCGCGTGCTGCCCGACCCCGACCACGTCGCCGAGACGGTCGTCGCGGGGGTGCGCGCGGGACTGCTGGCGGCGTACGGCTGGGAGAGCCGGGACCTCGGCCAGCGCACGAGCATCGACGAGGTCGTCACGATCGCGCACGGCGCCCCCGGCGTCGTCGCCGTCGACGTCGACCGGCTGCGCCGCCCGGACGCGCCGGCGGGGGTCGAGGTCCAGGAGCGGGTGCCGGTCCACCCCGGCGGTCTTGACGCCGCCACGGGCGAGCCGGTCGGTGCCGAGCTCCTCGAGCTCCGCGAGGAGAACCTGAGCGTGGAGGTGATGACGTGA
- a CDS encoding DUF6519 domain-containing protein — translation MNGDYSRSTHDPRDGESAVLLQQGRILTDADWNEQAAHIRRRVQAEALDTIGRAGVPSETLDGFKISLSGGAALIGIGRMYVDGVLAENHGRPADAWRATLAELVGTTTVSYNAQPHLPTPPPLPSTGKVLVYLKVWRREVTAVDDPDLVEPALGVDTTTRMRTIWQVKAVPVPAGFVPGAALATVPGFLGAEPPATARLSVGTATVDIDPSPCQISPTGGYTGVENQLYRVEVHTPGPAGAATFKWSRDNATVAARVTSIPATRDRLVVDRLGPDDVLSLHDGEWIELLDEARELAGQPGVLRRIRSGGGIDEATRTVLLTQPLGATDFVLDAQGRPVAGSNLRIRRWDQGGTLFDEGGTAVTDAALAGGTITIPAPGVRLLLEHNLTVGFSSAPAGGRFRTGDHWLVPARTAAPTGHEGADLPAAGIHAHYAALALIEGATVTDLRPVFPPLSGLDSLFYVAGDGQEVTPSTLSPAPVQLPIRPTVGVSRGPIPVADRSVRFTLTAGGGSINGGAGPVTVPTAADGTASVGWSVAPGSDQSTLEARLLDGAGQPVGLPVRFSARTRRAATVSYQPGACADLAGVATVQEALDKLCARPAGEGGAASCCASVGEGGDYGRIEEAIRDLADKHQGLVCLCLLPGDHEFEHEAIDFVRRLDIHGCGARLRLLSPFEVVKAESVSLAGIDIVGQGGLEDHLLLCVSVDEVRLRDLAVRTEGRSLGTLIYLSDCGTTRVDDCRLAAVPQERDGGRDRFSGVALNLLTAARDEDLPALAIVAENNRSTSFARRRVPAAQLEGFATSPLGIADPRLARAAVTAAELIRSGAAFERFEHLQPELARLGEHLEDRWGGYPRAALSVEDPRGHVFVRGNLVAGGLSLYGVVTPDRIDELESRLEEIVAQASEPFELNAGVNRLVVQGNTLAWTLLAQDPGKVLAFGSAAFSDNHLIGGPVELAAGATTFHGNDLERGDGRLAGLLYANRVTATTNVGRGKESFLILSSAVRTEAANADLSLAP, via the coding sequence ATGAACGGTGACTACAGCCGCTCGACCCATGACCCGCGCGACGGGGAGTCCGCGGTGCTGCTGCAGCAGGGGCGGATCCTCACCGACGCCGACTGGAACGAGCAGGCCGCCCACATCCGGCGGCGCGTCCAGGCCGAGGCGCTCGACACCATCGGCCGCGCCGGAGTCCCCTCCGAGACGCTCGACGGGTTCAAGATCTCGCTCAGCGGGGGAGCCGCCTTGATCGGCATCGGCCGGATGTACGTCGACGGCGTGCTCGCCGAGAACCACGGCCGCCCCGCCGACGCCTGGCGCGCGACCCTGGCCGAGCTCGTCGGCACCACCACCGTGTCCTACAACGCGCAGCCGCACCTGCCGACGCCGCCCCCGCTGCCGAGCACCGGCAAGGTGCTGGTCTACCTCAAGGTGTGGCGCCGCGAGGTCACCGCGGTCGACGACCCCGACCTGGTGGAGCCCGCGCTGGGAGTGGACACCACGACGCGGATGCGGACGATCTGGCAGGTCAAGGCGGTGCCGGTGCCGGCAGGTTTCGTGCCCGGCGCGGCGCTCGCGACGGTCCCCGGGTTCCTCGGCGCCGAGCCGCCTGCGACCGCGCGGCTCAGCGTCGGCACGGCTACCGTCGACATCGACCCGAGCCCGTGCCAGATCTCGCCGACCGGCGGCTACACCGGTGTGGAGAACCAGCTCTACAGGGTCGAGGTCCACACCCCCGGCCCGGCCGGGGCGGCGACCTTCAAGTGGTCGCGCGACAACGCGACCGTCGCCGCGCGGGTCACCTCCATCCCGGCCACTCGGGACCGGCTGGTCGTGGACAGGCTCGGGCCCGACGACGTGCTCTCGCTGCACGACGGGGAGTGGATCGAGCTGCTCGACGAGGCCCGCGAGCTCGCCGGACAGCCCGGCGTCCTACGCCGGATCCGGTCGGGCGGCGGGATCGACGAGGCGACCCGCACGGTGCTGCTCACCCAACCGCTGGGCGCCACCGACTTCGTCCTCGACGCCCAGGGCCGACCGGTGGCCGGCAGCAACCTGCGGATCCGGCGCTGGGACCAGGGCGGCACGCTCTTCGACGAGGGCGGCACCGCCGTCACGGACGCGGCCCTGGCTGGTGGGACGATCACGATCCCGGCTCCCGGCGTACGTCTCCTGCTCGAGCACAACCTGACCGTCGGCTTCTCCTCCGCGCCCGCGGGCGGCCGGTTCCGCACCGGCGACCACTGGCTGGTGCCGGCGCGGACGGCCGCCCCGACCGGCCACGAGGGGGCCGATCTTCCGGCCGCGGGCATCCACGCCCACTACGCCGCGCTCGCGCTGATCGAGGGCGCCACCGTGACCGACCTGCGGCCGGTCTTCCCGCCGCTGAGTGGCCTGGACTCGCTGTTCTACGTCGCCGGCGACGGTCAGGAGGTCACGCCCAGCACACTCTCGCCGGCGCCGGTCCAGCTGCCGATCCGACCGACCGTCGGCGTCTCCCGCGGCCCGATCCCGGTGGCGGATCGCTCGGTGCGGTTCACCCTCACCGCCGGGGGCGGCTCGATCAACGGCGGCGCCGGACCGGTGACGGTCCCGACCGCCGCCGACGGCACCGCGAGCGTGGGCTGGTCGGTGGCGCCCGGCTCGGACCAGTCGACGCTGGAGGCCCGGCTGCTCGACGGCGCGGGCCAGCCGGTGGGGCTTCCGGTGCGGTTCAGTGCCCGGACGCGCCGGGCGGCGACGGTGTCCTACCAGCCCGGGGCCTGCGCCGACCTCGCCGGTGTCGCCACGGTGCAGGAGGCCCTGGACAAGCTCTGCGCGCGTCCGGCGGGGGAGGGCGGCGCGGCCAGCTGCTGCGCGAGCGTGGGGGAGGGCGGCGACTACGGGCGGATCGAGGAGGCGATCCGCGACCTCGCCGACAAGCACCAGGGCCTGGTCTGCCTCTGCCTGCTCCCCGGGGACCACGAGTTCGAGCACGAGGCCATCGACTTCGTCCGGCGGCTCGACATCCACGGCTGCGGCGCCCGGTTGCGGCTGCTCTCGCCGTTCGAGGTCGTGAAGGCCGAGTCCGTGTCGCTGGCGGGGATCGACATCGTGGGCCAGGGAGGGCTGGAGGACCACCTGCTGCTGTGTGTCTCGGTCGACGAGGTGCGGCTGCGCGACCTGGCAGTGCGCACCGAGGGCCGGAGCCTGGGCACTCTGATCTACCTCAGCGACTGCGGCACCACCCGCGTGGACGACTGCCGCCTGGCGGCCGTCCCTCAGGAGCGCGACGGCGGGCGGGACCGGTTCAGCGGCGTCGCGCTCAACCTGCTCACCGCCGCCCGCGACGAGGACCTCCCGGCGCTCGCGATCGTCGCGGAGAACAACCGCAGCACCAGCTTCGCCCGCCGCCGGGTCCCCGCGGCCCAGCTCGAGGGCTTCGCCACCTCACCGCTCGGCATCGCGGACCCCCGACTGGCCCGGGCGGCGGTGACCGCGGCCGAACTGATCCGCAGCGGCGCAGCGTTCGAGCGGTTCGAGCACCTGCAGCCGGAGCTGGCGAGGCTCGGCGAGCACCTCGAGGATCGCTGGGGTGGCTACCCACGAGCGGCGCTGTCGGTCGAGGACCCGCGCGGCCACGTCTTCGTCCGAGGCAACCTCGTCGCGGGCGGGCTGAGCCTCTACGGTGTGGTGACCCCGGACCGGATCGACGAGCTGGAGTCCCGCCTCGAGGAGATCGTGGCCCAGGCGAGCGAGCCGTTCGAGCTCAACGCGGGCGTGAACCGCCTGGTCGTCCAGGGCAACACCCTCGCGTGGACCCTCCTGGCACAGGACCCCGGGAAGGTCCTCGCCTTCGGCAGCGCCGCCTTCAGCGACAACCACCTCATCGGGGGCCCTGTCGAGCTCGCCGCCGGCGCCACCACCTTCCACGGCAACGACCTCGAACGCGGCGATGGCCGGCTCGCGGGACTGCTCTATGCCAACCGGGTCACCGCGACCACGAACGTCGGGCGCGGCAAGGAGTCGTTCCTCATCCTCTCCTCCGCGGTCCGCACGGAGGCCGCCAACGCCGATCTCAGCCTGGCGCCCTAG
- a CDS encoding TetR/AcrR family transcriptional regulator — protein MPKMVDRDQRRQELAHAVWRVIRRDGVEHASVRAVAREAGLSPGSLRHYFGSQSDLLVFAMRMVMERVESRVAALPRPEDPLPAAKLVLAELLPLDDERRAENEVWVAFTARALVDSELRVLRDEAYDRLREASDRWVMRLLPEAGPDLRWVETERLFALIDGLAIHAATRPEMVTPERLTAVLEAHLDRVGLEAAGLTPPHSPRGS, from the coding sequence ATGCCCAAGATGGTGGACAGAGATCAGCGGCGCCAGGAGCTGGCGCACGCGGTGTGGAGGGTGATCCGCCGCGACGGGGTGGAGCACGCCTCGGTGCGGGCCGTCGCCCGGGAAGCCGGGTTGTCCCCGGGGTCGCTGCGGCACTACTTCGGCAGCCAGTCCGACCTGCTGGTGTTCGCCATGCGCATGGTGATGGAGCGGGTCGAGAGTCGGGTCGCGGCACTGCCGCGTCCCGAGGATCCGCTGCCGGCGGCGAAGCTGGTGCTCGCCGAGCTGCTGCCCCTGGACGACGAGCGCCGCGCCGAGAACGAGGTCTGGGTGGCGTTCACGGCGCGGGCCCTGGTGGACTCAGAGCTCCGTGTCCTGCGCGACGAGGCCTACGACCGGCTGCGAGAGGCGTCAGATCGGTGGGTCATGCGCCTGCTCCCCGAGGCCGGACCGGACCTACGGTGGGTCGAGACGGAGCGACTGTTCGCACTGATCGACGGCCTGGCGATCCATGCGGCCACGCGTCCGGAGATGGTGACCCCCGAGCGACTCACCGCGGTGCTGGAGGCCCATCTCGACCGGGTCGGGCTCGAGGCCGCCGGTCTCACGCCGCCGCACTCGCCGCGCGGGTCTTGA
- a CDS encoding permease prefix domain 1-containing protein: MATHQTTTTGRSAASLTDRYVHAATRGLPDSQRDDVADELRASIGDRAEALQHAEGLDAERAEYVALEELGDPARLAAGYSGRALQLIGPELYPAYVRVLRSVLLAAVPTVAVVIAIIAALDGGSAGSILGETLWIAATVALHVCFWITLAFALTERGVAAGDVRGSLGVQWAPDQLPDLPRERSGSLLEMVSTLVWLGLLAGAVVWQQFRSPLGDHEPVLDPDLWSFWLPLILALILVEAAFEVVKYRAAGWSPTLATVNVGLGALFAAPLVYLAAEDRLLNPAAVAEVQAEWSGFDPETLNAAIIVVTLAIWVWDGVDGWLKTRAASAAA; encoded by the coding sequence ATGGCGACCCACCAGACCACCACCACCGGCCGGAGCGCGGCATCGCTGACCGACCGCTACGTCCACGCCGCCACACGCGGGCTCCCCGACAGCCAGCGCGACGACGTGGCCGACGAGCTGCGCGCCAGCATCGGAGACCGGGCCGAGGCCTTGCAGCACGCCGAGGGCCTCGACGCCGAGCGCGCCGAGTACGTCGCCCTGGAGGAGCTCGGCGACCCCGCGCGCCTGGCGGCCGGCTACTCCGGCCGGGCGCTGCAGCTGATCGGGCCCGAGCTCTACCCGGCCTACGTCCGGGTGCTGAGGAGCGTGCTCCTGGCCGCGGTCCCCACGGTCGCCGTGGTCATCGCGATCATCGCGGCCCTTGACGGGGGTTCCGCCGGCAGCATCCTCGGCGAGACCCTGTGGATCGCCGCGACCGTCGCCCTCCACGTGTGCTTCTGGATCACCCTGGCCTTCGCCCTGACCGAGCGAGGGGTCGCCGCCGGAGACGTCCGCGGGTCCCTGGGCGTCCAGTGGGCGCCGGACCAGCTGCCCGACCTGCCGCGGGAGCGGTCCGGCTCGTTGCTGGAGATGGTCTCGACGCTGGTCTGGCTCGGCCTCCTGGCCGGCGCCGTCGTCTGGCAGCAGTTCCGCTCCCCTCTCGGCGACCACGAGCCCGTGCTCGACCCGGACCTGTGGAGCTTCTGGCTGCCGCTGATCCTCGCCCTGATCCTGGTCGAGGCGGCCTTCGAGGTCGTCAAGTACCGCGCCGCGGGGTGGTCGCCCACCCTGGCCACCGTGAACGTCGGGTTGGGCGCCCTCTTCGCGGCCCCCCTCGTCTACCTGGCGGCCGAGGACCGGCTGCTCAACCCGGCCGCCGTGGCCGAGGTCCAGGCGGAATGGTCCGGCTTCGACCCCGAGACCCTCAACGCCGCCATCATCGTCGTCACGCTGGCGATCTGGGTCTGGGACGGCGTCGACGGGTGGCTCAAGACCCGCGCGGCGAGTGCGGCGGCGTGA
- a CDS encoding PadR family transcriptional regulator, which yields MNDDILTGHLQELRRGTVVMAALATLSRPTYGYALLETLAEAGFAVDANTLYPLLRRLEKQGLLTSEWNTEESRPRKFYRVSPDGETLLRALLDEWRTLHASIEGLR from the coding sequence ATGAACGACGACATCCTCACCGGACACCTCCAGGAGCTGCGGCGCGGCACCGTGGTGATGGCCGCGCTGGCGACGCTGTCCCGGCCGACCTACGGCTACGCCCTCCTCGAGACGTTGGCCGAGGCCGGCTTCGCGGTCGACGCCAACACGCTCTACCCGCTGCTGCGGCGGCTGGAGAAGCAGGGCCTGCTGACCTCGGAGTGGAACACCGAGGAGTCACGACCCCGCAAGTTCTACCGGGTCAGCCCCGACGGCGAGACCCTCCTCCGCGCGCTGCTGGACGAGTGGCGCACCCTGCACGCCTCCATCGAAGGACTCAGGTGA
- a CDS encoding aconitate hydratase has protein sequence MASQDSFGAKSTLDVDGKAYEIFRLDAVTGEGLDVKSLPFSLKVLLENLLRTEDGADITADDIKAIAGWDADADPSKEIQFTPARVIMQDFTGVPCVVDLATMREAMADLGGDPTKINPLAPAEMVIDHSVIADVFGTPEAFERNVEIEYERNRERYQFLRWGQGAFDDFKVVPPGTGIVHQVNIEHLARTVFTREVGGELQAYPDTCVGTDSHTTMVNGIGVVGWGVGGIEAEAAMLGQPVSMLIPRVVGFKLNGDLPEGATATDLVLTITEMLRKHGVVGKFVEFYGPGVSALPLANRATIGNMSPEFGSTIAVFPIDEETTKYLKLTGRSDEQLALVEAYAKEQGLWHDPDAEPRFSERLELDLATVVPSLAGPKRPQDRVSLSEAKEAFRTALADYVTEGETGGEDRKPGVPQQEQPHGVTSKVDEASAESFPSSDSPASNGGGGGGNGNGAPDDWHAHAASTKERPSNKATVTLEDGTEFEIDHGAVTIAAITSCTNTSNPSVMIGAALLAKKAVEKGLQRKPWVKTTLAPGSKVVSDYYEKSGLTPYLDKLGFNLVGYGCTTCIGNSGPLIPEVSQAVNDHDLAVVSVLSGNRNFEGRINPDIKMNYLASPPLVVAYALAGSMDVDLFNDPLGQDQDGNDVFMKDIWPSSKEVEDVIAQAITSEMFDDGYADVFAGDETWRSLPTPEGKTFEWDPESTYVRRPPYFDGMPEKPAPVEDIEGARVLLKLGDSVTTDHISPAGAIKKDSPAGRYLAEHGVEQRDFNSYGSRRGNHEVMIRGTFANIRLRNQLAPGTEGGVTRDFTNNGEVTSVFEASENYVEAGIPLVVLSGKEYGSGSSRDWAAKGTSLLGVKAVIAESYERIHRSNLIGMGVIPLQYPEGQSAESLGLTGEEEFSITGITELNEGRTPKTVKVKAGDVEFDAVVRIDTPGEANYYRNGGIMQYVLRNLRAQTA, from the coding sequence ATGGCCAGCCAGGACAGCTTCGGAGCCAAGAGCACGCTGGACGTGGACGGGAAGGCCTACGAGATCTTCCGCCTCGACGCGGTGACCGGGGAGGGGCTGGACGTCAAGAGCCTGCCGTTCTCCCTCAAGGTCCTGCTCGAGAACCTTCTGCGCACGGAGGACGGCGCGGACATCACCGCCGACGACATCAAGGCGATCGCCGGCTGGGACGCGGACGCGGACCCGAGCAAGGAGATCCAGTTCACGCCGGCGCGCGTGATCATGCAGGACTTCACCGGCGTGCCCTGCGTGGTCGACCTCGCCACCATGCGCGAGGCCATGGCCGACCTGGGCGGCGACCCGACCAAGATCAACCCGCTCGCGCCCGCCGAGATGGTCATCGACCACTCCGTCATCGCCGACGTCTTCGGCACGCCCGAGGCGTTCGAGCGCAACGTCGAGATCGAGTACGAGCGCAACCGCGAGCGCTACCAGTTCCTGCGGTGGGGCCAGGGCGCGTTCGACGACTTCAAGGTCGTGCCCCCGGGCACCGGCATCGTGCACCAGGTCAACATCGAGCACCTCGCCCGCACGGTGTTCACCCGTGAGGTCGGCGGGGAGCTGCAGGCCTACCCCGACACCTGCGTCGGCACCGACTCCCACACCACGATGGTCAACGGCATCGGCGTGGTCGGCTGGGGCGTCGGCGGCATCGAGGCCGAGGCGGCCATGCTCGGCCAGCCGGTCTCCATGCTGATCCCGCGCGTCGTGGGCTTCAAGCTCAACGGCGACCTGCCCGAGGGCGCGACCGCCACCGACCTGGTCCTGACGATCACCGAGATGCTGCGCAAGCACGGCGTCGTCGGCAAGTTCGTCGAGTTCTACGGCCCCGGCGTCTCCGCGCTGCCGCTGGCCAACCGCGCCACCATCGGCAACATGAGCCCGGAGTTCGGCTCCACGATCGCGGTCTTCCCGATCGACGAGGAGACCACCAAGTACCTCAAGCTCACCGGCCGCTCCGACGAGCAGCTGGCGCTGGTCGAGGCCTACGCCAAGGAGCAGGGCCTCTGGCACGACCCGGACGCCGAGCCGCGCTTCTCCGAGAGGCTCGAGCTCGACCTCGCCACCGTGGTCCCGTCGCTGGCCGGGCCCAAGCGCCCCCAGGACCGGGTCTCGCTGTCCGAGGCCAAGGAGGCCTTCCGCACGGCTCTGGCCGACTACGTCACCGAGGGCGAGACCGGCGGCGAGGACCGCAAGCCGGGCGTCCCGCAGCAGGAGCAGCCGCACGGCGTCACGTCCAAGGTCGACGAGGCCTCGGCGGAGTCGTTCCCCTCGAGCGACTCCCCGGCCTCCAACGGCGGCGGTGGCGGCGGCAACGGCAACGGCGCCCCCGACGACTGGCACGCCCACGCGGCCTCCACGAAGGAGCGGCCGAGCAACAAGGCGACCGTCACCCTCGAGGACGGCACCGAGTTCGAGATCGACCACGGGGCGGTGACGATCGCGGCGATCACGTCGTGCACCAACACCTCCAACCCGTCGGTCATGATCGGCGCGGCGCTGCTGGCCAAGAAGGCGGTCGAGAAGGGCCTGCAGCGCAAGCCGTGGGTCAAGACCACGCTGGCGCCCGGCTCCAAGGTGGTCTCCGACTACTACGAGAAGTCCGGCCTGACGCCGTACCTCGACAAGCTCGGCTTCAACCTCGTGGGCTACGGCTGCACGACCTGCATCGGCAACTCGGGTCCGCTCATCCCCGAGGTCAGCCAGGCCGTCAACGACCACGACCTCGCGGTCGTCTCCGTTCTCTCGGGCAACCGCAACTTCGAGGGCCGGATCAACCCGGACATCAAGATGAACTACCTCGCGTCCCCGCCACTGGTCGTCGCGTACGCGCTCGCCGGCTCCATGGACGTGGACCTGTTCAACGACCCGCTGGGGCAGGACCAGGACGGCAACGACGTCTTCATGAAGGACATCTGGCCGAGCTCGAAGGAGGTCGAGGACGTCATCGCCCAGGCGATCACCTCCGAGATGTTCGACGACGGCTACGCCGACGTCTTCGCCGGCGACGAGACCTGGCGCTCGCTGCCCACTCCCGAGGGCAAGACCTTCGAGTGGGACCCCGAGTCGACCTACGTCCGGCGGCCTCCGTACTTCGACGGCATGCCCGAGAAGCCGGCCCCGGTCGAGGACATCGAGGGCGCGCGGGTGCTGCTCAAGCTGGGCGACTCGGTCACGACCGACCACATCAGCCCGGCCGGCGCGATCAAGAAGGACTCGCCCGCGGGCCGCTACCTCGCCGAGCACGGCGTCGAGCAGCGTGACTTCAACTCCTACGGCTCGCGCCGAGGCAACCACGAGGTCATGATCCGAGGCACCTTCGCCAACATCCGCCTGCGCAACCAGCTCGCGCCGGGCACCGAGGGTGGCGTCACGCGCGACTTCACCAACAACGGCGAGGTGACCTCGGTCTTCGAGGCCTCGGAGAACTACGTCGAGGCCGGCATCCCGCTGGTCGTGCTGTCGGGCAAGGAGTACGGCTCCGGCTCCTCGCGCGACTGGGCGGCCAAGGGCACCTCGCTGCTGGGCGTCAAGGCCGTCATCGCCGAGTCCTACGAGCGGATCCACCGCTCCAACCTGATCGGCATGGGCGTCATCCCGCTGCAGTACCCCGAGGGTCAGAGCGCCGAGTCGCTCGGCCTCACCGGCGAGGAGGAGTTCTCCATCACCGGGATCACCGAGCTCAACGAGGGCCGCACGCCCAAGACGGTCAAGGTGAAGGCAGGCGACGTGGAGTTCGACGCGGTCGTCCGCATCGACACCCCCGGCGAGGCCAACTACTACCGCAACGGCGGGATCATGCAGTACGTCCTGCGCAACCTGCGGGCTCAGACCGCCTGA